From a single Planctellipticum variicoloris genomic region:
- a CDS encoding DUF1501 domain-containing protein: MAGRSGTRAPFCDGLSRRSMLQVGALAMGGLSLPDLLRAEAAAGRRSHKAVIMVFLSGGPPHQDMVDLKMDAPAEIRGEFQPISTNVPGIEVCELLPRLASRMDRLAVIRSLVGSEGRHAAFQCLTGQKVLNQPAGGWPSLGSVVSKLQGPVTEGTLPFVSLAPRMRNAPWGDPGQPGFVGEAHAPFAPNAESAQLTLNGLNVDGLRNRKILLDGLDRLQRQAGQSGALEGLAKHYENAFGILTSSHLVNALDVAQEGPEVLDRYGRGAVENAGYGDAGPLRNEYLLAARRLVEAGARVVTVAYGRWDWHGRPHGTNFENARDHLPQFDQGLTALLDDLEERGLDKDVSVVVWGEFGRTPVINKNGGRDHWPQVGCALLAGGGMRTGQVIGSTNRLGEHPQERPVHFQEVFATLYHNLGIDVEHTTLPDRSGRPQYLVDPIHRPLPELV; encoded by the coding sequence ATGGCCGGCCGATCGGGAACGCGAGCCCCATTTTGTGACGGGCTGTCGCGACGGAGCATGCTGCAGGTCGGCGCCCTGGCCATGGGCGGACTGAGCCTCCCCGACCTGCTCCGCGCCGAAGCGGCTGCCGGCCGGCGGTCGCACAAAGCCGTCATCATGGTCTTCCTGTCCGGCGGCCCGCCCCATCAGGACATGGTCGACCTGAAAATGGACGCACCCGCCGAAATTCGCGGCGAGTTCCAGCCCATCTCCACCAATGTCCCCGGGATCGAAGTCTGCGAGCTCCTCCCCCGGCTCGCCAGTCGGATGGATCGGCTGGCCGTCATCCGATCGCTCGTCGGGTCCGAAGGTCGCCACGCCGCCTTTCAGTGTCTCACCGGACAGAAAGTCCTCAATCAGCCCGCCGGCGGCTGGCCGTCGTTGGGCTCGGTCGTCTCGAAGCTGCAGGGGCCGGTGACCGAGGGCACGCTCCCCTTCGTCAGCCTCGCGCCGCGGATGCGAAATGCTCCCTGGGGCGACCCGGGCCAGCCCGGCTTCGTCGGTGAGGCCCACGCCCCCTTCGCTCCGAACGCCGAGTCGGCCCAGCTCACTCTCAACGGCCTGAACGTCGACGGACTCCGAAATCGCAAAATCCTCCTCGACGGCCTCGATCGCCTGCAGCGCCAGGCCGGGCAGAGCGGGGCCCTCGAAGGACTCGCCAAACACTACGAAAATGCGTTCGGCATCCTGACGTCGAGTCACCTGGTCAACGCTCTGGATGTCGCACAGGAAGGCCCCGAAGTCCTTGATCGCTATGGCCGCGGTGCCGTCGAGAACGCCGGCTACGGCGACGCCGGCCCGCTTCGCAACGAGTACCTCCTCGCCGCGCGACGCCTCGTCGAAGCGGGCGCCCGCGTCGTGACCGTGGCCTACGGCCGCTGGGACTGGCACGGCCGGCCGCACGGCACAAATTTCGAAAACGCTCGCGACCATCTGCCGCAATTCGACCAGGGGCTGACCGCCCTGCTGGATGATCTCGAAGAACGCGGACTCGACAAAGACGTCAGCGTCGTCGTCTGGGGCGAATTTGGCCGGACCCCGGTCATCAACAAAAACGGCGGGCGCGACCACTGGCCGCAGGTGGGCTGCGCCCTCCTCGCCGGCGGCGGCATGCGCACCGGCCAGGTAATCGGCAGTACGAACCGGCTCGGCGAACATCCGCAGGAACGCCCGGTCCACTTCCAGGAAGTCTTCGCCACGCTGTACCACAACTTGGGGATCGACGTGGAACACACCACGCTCCCCGACCGTTCGGGACGCCCGCAGTACCTCGTCGATCCGATTCATCGCCCCCTGCCGGAACTGGTCTGA
- a CDS encoding sialidase family protein, translating into MLKACWSLLLAVVAMPALAAEPAGVVEREFIYETAPFPECHASTIAETPQGLVASWFGGQYEKAKDVGIWVSRLQNGKWTAPVEVANGIQYTSVDGTVHRHPCWNPVLHQQPGGPLVLFFKVGPSPDTWWGEVMQSEDHGVTWSTPRRLPETIMGPVKNKAILLKSGALLCPTSSEHDGWKTHFEMTSDLGKTWTRTPAVEDPINAGAIQPTLLMHPDGRLQALARSRTAKAIVETFSSDGGQTWTPLAKTSLPHPNSGIDAVTLKDGRHLLVYNHTPKGRSPINLAVSNDGKTWKSAAVLEVEPGAEFSYPAIIQTADGLVHITYTWKRKKITHLTVDPSKLQLTDLP; encoded by the coding sequence ATGCTGAAAGCCTGCTGGAGTCTGCTGCTGGCCGTCGTCGCGATGCCGGCCCTCGCCGCCGAGCCGGCCGGGGTCGTGGAACGCGAATTCATCTACGAAACAGCCCCCTTCCCCGAATGCCATGCGTCGACGATCGCCGAAACTCCGCAAGGCCTGGTCGCCTCGTGGTTCGGCGGACAGTACGAAAAGGCCAAAGACGTCGGCATCTGGGTCTCCCGGCTGCAGAACGGCAAGTGGACCGCGCCCGTCGAAGTCGCCAATGGCATCCAGTACACGAGCGTTGACGGCACAGTCCACCGGCATCCCTGCTGGAACCCCGTCCTGCACCAGCAGCCGGGCGGGCCCCTCGTTCTCTTCTTCAAAGTCGGTCCCAGCCCGGACACCTGGTGGGGCGAAGTGATGCAGAGCGAAGACCACGGCGTCACCTGGTCGACGCCGCGCCGCCTGCCGGAAACGATCATGGGCCCCGTCAAGAACAAGGCGATCCTGCTGAAGTCCGGCGCCCTCCTCTGCCCGACCAGCAGCGAGCACGACGGTTGGAAAACCCATTTCGAAATGACCTCCGATCTCGGCAAGACCTGGACGCGGACCCCTGCCGTCGAAGATCCCATCAACGCCGGCGCCATTCAGCCGACACTGCTGATGCATCCGGACGGCCGACTGCAGGCCCTGGCCCGTAGCCGCACCGCCAAGGCGATCGTCGAGACGTTTTCTTCCGACGGCGGCCAGACTTGGACACCGCTTGCGAAGACTTCACTCCCCCACCCCAACTCGGGAATCGACGCCGTGACGCTCAAAGACGGCCGGCATCTCCTGGTCTACAACCACACCCCCAAGGGCCGCAGCCCGATCAACTTGGCCGTTTCGAACGACGGCAAGACCTGGAAGTCCGCCGCCGTGCTCGAAGTCGAACCGGGGGCCGAATTCTCCTATCCCGCCATCATCCAGACCGCGGATGGCCTCGTGCACATCACCTACACCTGGAAGCGGAAAAAAATCACGCACCTGACGGTCGACCCCTCCAAACTGCAGCTCACCGACCTGCCGTAG
- a CDS encoding PQQ-binding-like beta-propeller repeat protein, which translates to MFLLLCLGTLLVGNSPVGVMADNWPQRRGPRGDSTTQETGLPVTWSETANVVWKAALPEWGDSTPAIWGDAIFLTSESDGKLLLVRLSTKDGQIVWTKEVGAAVAVRKEAATGKRSSKFHDLQNLATPSPVTDGERVIVHFGNGLLASYRFDGTLEWRRNLVEDYGPYTIWWGHANSPVLVDNLVISACMQDSLDGETTELAPSYVVAHDKTTGKVVWHTPRMTGSHAEEGDSYTTPQLRTAQGRRELVVMGGNVLDAYEPLSGERIWSVPGLTGGRTVTGPTLVGDWVFTTVGMRGALQGLKPVGRGQLPGEIIAWKETQNTPDSCSPVAWNSLLWVVTDNGIGACYRQATGEKMWRDRIGGRDYKASPVAGDGKVYFLSREGLCTVIAAEAERDVLASNTLDDEFVASPAVSNGRIYLRGKKALYAIGAK; encoded by the coding sequence ATGTTTTTGCTTCTGTGCCTGGGGACGCTGCTCGTCGGCAATTCCCCGGTCGGCGTCATGGCGGACAACTGGCCGCAACGGCGCGGTCCGCGTGGCGACAGCACCACTCAGGAGACGGGTTTGCCGGTGACCTGGAGCGAAACGGCGAACGTCGTCTGGAAGGCCGCGCTCCCGGAGTGGGGCGACAGTACGCCGGCGATCTGGGGAGACGCGATTTTCCTGACGTCCGAGTCCGACGGGAAGCTGCTGCTCGTGCGTCTTTCGACGAAAGATGGCCAGATCGTCTGGACGAAGGAAGTGGGGGCTGCAGTCGCGGTACGGAAGGAAGCCGCTACTGGCAAACGTTCGTCGAAGTTCCACGACCTGCAGAATCTGGCCACGCCGTCGCCAGTCACCGACGGCGAACGGGTGATCGTGCATTTCGGGAACGGACTGCTCGCGAGCTACCGCTTCGACGGGACGCTGGAATGGCGGCGGAATCTCGTCGAAGACTACGGTCCCTACACGATCTGGTGGGGTCACGCCAACAGTCCGGTACTCGTTGACAACCTGGTGATTTCGGCCTGCATGCAGGACTCGCTGGATGGAGAGACGACGGAGCTTGCGCCGAGCTACGTTGTGGCGCACGACAAAACGACCGGCAAGGTGGTCTGGCACACGCCGCGCATGACCGGTTCGCACGCCGAGGAAGGGGATTCCTACACGACTCCGCAGTTGCGGACGGCTCAGGGCCGTCGCGAACTGGTCGTGATGGGGGGGAACGTCCTCGACGCCTATGAGCCGCTCTCAGGCGAACGGATCTGGTCGGTGCCGGGACTCACCGGCGGACGGACGGTGACCGGTCCGACGCTCGTCGGCGACTGGGTCTTTACCACGGTCGGCATGCGCGGGGCGCTGCAGGGGCTGAAGCCGGTCGGCAGGGGCCAACTGCCCGGTGAGATCATCGCCTGGAAAGAAACGCAGAACACGCCCGACTCCTGCAGCCCTGTGGCCTGGAACTCGCTGCTGTGGGTCGTCACCGACAACGGCATCGGTGCGTGCTACCGGCAGGCGACGGGCGAGAAGATGTGGCGGGACCGAATCGGCGGTCGCGACTACAAGGCTTCGCCGGTTGCGGGGGACGGCAAGGTCTACTTCCTGAGCCGGGAGGGACTGTGCACGGTGATTGCGGCGGAGGCCGAGCGGGACGTTCTGGCCAGCAACACGCTCGACGACGAGTTCGTCGCCTCGCCGGCCGTCAGCAATGGCCGGATCTATCTGCGTGGCAAGAAGGCCCTCTACGCGATTGGCGCGAAGTGA
- a CDS encoding WD40 repeat domain-containing protein, giving the protein MAALRLTRTRTFTHGNSVYWAAFSPDGSQLATASLDNTVKLWNVADGAHTGTLKGHGDGVAFVAWLSDQRLLTASLDRSLKLWKLETATAEATFSGHQDYLSCAAINRQGTRAASGGFDKTARVWDLQSTAALAVLTGHTGTVQAVALSSDGKHLASGGDDHNILLWDVDSQKLLKTLAGHSRTVEGLAFSPDDRRLASVGADGSLRLWTADGEPAGSMQANSHGLKSVACSPDGRWLATGGLDGVVRLCDPANGQQLLAEPAHRNTVFCVAFSPDGSRLATASFDRTIAVWDLATA; this is encoded by the coding sequence ATGGCGGCCCTGCGACTCACGCGCACCCGCACGTTCACGCACGGCAACTCCGTCTACTGGGCGGCGTTCTCCCCCGATGGCAGCCAACTGGCCACCGCCAGCCTCGACAACACCGTCAAGCTCTGGAACGTCGCCGACGGAGCGCACACCGGCACGCTCAAAGGCCACGGCGACGGCGTCGCGTTCGTCGCCTGGCTGTCCGATCAACGGTTGCTGACCGCGAGCCTCGACCGGTCGCTCAAGCTGTGGAAGCTGGAAACAGCCACCGCCGAAGCAACCTTCTCGGGGCATCAGGACTACCTGAGCTGTGCGGCGATCAACCGGCAGGGGACGCGGGCCGCTTCGGGGGGCTTCGACAAGACCGCCCGCGTCTGGGACCTGCAGAGCACGGCGGCCCTGGCCGTGCTGACCGGCCACACCGGGACAGTGCAGGCCGTGGCGCTTTCGAGCGACGGCAAACATCTCGCCTCGGGCGGCGACGATCACAACATCCTTCTGTGGGACGTCGACTCGCAGAAGTTGCTGAAGACGCTCGCAGGCCATTCGCGGACCGTCGAAGGGCTGGCGTTTTCCCCCGACGATCGACGACTCGCCTCAGTCGGCGCCGACGGCAGTCTGCGGCTCTGGACCGCCGACGGGGAGCCCGCCGGGAGCATGCAGGCCAATTCACATGGCCTCAAATCGGTCGCCTGCTCGCCCGACGGCCGCTGGCTGGCGACTGGAGGCCTGGATGGCGTCGTCCGGTTGTGCGATCCGGCCAACGGTCAGCAACTCCTCGCAGAACCGGCCCATCGCAACACGGTCTTCTGCGTCGCCTTCAGCCCGGACGGGAGCCGACTGGCAACCGCGAGTTTCGACCGGACGATTGCCGTGTGGGATCTCGCGACCGCTTGA
- a CDS encoding dihydrodipicolinate synthase family protein, producing MTSLRAWPRPLRGVVPPMITPLRDTETLDHAGLERVVGRLLDGGVAGIFILGTTGEGPSLSDRLRQETISAVCNLVQGRIPVLVGITETCLTAAIELAKVAEECGADAVVTAPPYYFSPDSRELVRYVERITDSIGLPMVVYNIPSLTGCFFDFDAIRQLMQHDRIIGFKDSSGDMLYFHKMLQLIRQRPDWTVLMGPEELTAEAVLMGAHGGINGGANVHPRLYVDLCAAALAGDLARTRELHLQVLDLAGRLYSVGTGSAPVIKGIKAALDILGVCRDVCAEPLIPLAGPEKLLVRQHLRDLGLLE from the coding sequence ATGACTTCGCTCCGCGCCTGGCCCCGTCCGCTCCGTGGCGTTGTTCCTCCCATGATCACGCCCTTGAGGGACACCGAAACGCTCGATCACGCGGGACTGGAGCGGGTCGTCGGGCGACTGCTTGACGGCGGAGTGGCGGGAATTTTCATTCTGGGGACGACCGGCGAAGGCCCCAGTCTCAGCGACCGCCTCCGGCAGGAAACGATCTCCGCCGTCTGCAATCTGGTCCAGGGACGCATCCCGGTCCTCGTCGGCATCACCGAGACCTGTTTAACGGCTGCCATCGAACTGGCCAAGGTCGCCGAGGAATGCGGCGCTGACGCCGTCGTCACCGCGCCGCCCTATTACTTCAGCCCGGACTCCCGCGAACTGGTCCGCTACGTCGAGCGGATTACCGACTCGATCGGCCTGCCGATGGTGGTCTACAACATCCCCAGCCTCACCGGCTGCTTCTTCGATTTCGACGCCATCCGCCAGCTCATGCAGCACGATCGGATCATCGGCTTCAAAGACAGCTCGGGCGACATGCTCTATTTCCACAAGATGTTGCAGCTCATCCGGCAGCGACCCGACTGGACGGTCCTGATGGGCCCCGAAGAACTGACCGCCGAAGCGGTGCTGATGGGGGCCCACGGGGGAATCAACGGCGGCGCCAACGTGCACCCCCGGCTCTACGTCGATCTCTGCGCCGCCGCTCTGGCCGGGGACCTGGCGCGCACGCGCGAACTGCATCTGCAGGTGCTCGACCTCGCCGGGCGGCTCTACTCCGTCGGCACCGGCTCCGCGCCCGTGATCAAGGGAATCAAGGCGGCCCTCGACATCCTGGGAGTCTGCCGCGACGTCTGCGCGGAACCGCTGATTCCTCTGGCCGGCCCCGAAAAACTCCTCGTCCGCCAGCACCTGCGCGATCTGGGGCTGCTGGAATGA
- a CDS encoding DUF1501 domain-containing protein translates to MLPPVPRSASPFLPRRRVLLQAGALGIAGLGWGGMSAVQQAQAALDSGRAKQCILLFMWGGPSQIDTFDPKPQAPAEVRGSFQTIATNVPGIEFSEHVQHLSRHADKLCVIRSLTHDDPAHLSSGHTALTGQLPPVNKSDAEPPSERDTPHIGCVMSKLRPCETGLPSFVTLPWLALHPAAPGGRAPGQHGGWLGRQYDPFLVEGDPNATGWKVPALTLIDGQSPDRLAHRRELLKGINRQRAALEQIGAVASLNRQQLRAFDLLTSPTVTESFDLEREAPETRERYGRNLHGQCVLLARRLLDRGVPMVSVNWHNDGQNFWDTHGNNFNRLKNDLIPPSDRALSALLEDLTASGKLDDTLIAWVGEFGRAPTINGSTGRDHHPWCYSGLLAGAGVRGGQVYGASDRIASRPIEKPVSPQDFVATMYHALGVSDETVLYDTLNRPHALTGGRPIREIFA, encoded by the coding sequence ATGCTCCCACCGGTCCCTCGAAGTGCGTCTCCGTTTCTGCCGCGTCGGCGCGTGCTGTTGCAGGCGGGGGCATTGGGGATCGCCGGACTGGGCTGGGGCGGGATGTCCGCCGTGCAGCAGGCCCAGGCCGCGCTGGACTCGGGGCGTGCGAAGCAGTGCATTCTATTGTTTATGTGGGGCGGTCCGAGCCAGATCGACACGTTTGATCCGAAGCCGCAGGCCCCTGCCGAAGTGCGCGGGTCGTTTCAGACCATTGCGACCAACGTGCCGGGGATTGAATTCAGCGAACACGTGCAGCATCTGTCGCGGCACGCCGACAAACTGTGCGTCATTCGTTCGCTCACTCACGACGACCCGGCCCACCTTTCGAGCGGTCACACGGCCCTCACGGGGCAGCTCCCGCCCGTGAACAAGAGCGACGCGGAGCCGCCGAGCGAACGCGATACGCCGCACATCGGTTGCGTCATGTCCAAGCTCCGACCCTGCGAGACCGGATTGCCTTCGTTCGTCACTCTCCCCTGGCTGGCGCTGCATCCGGCCGCGCCGGGCGGGCGCGCGCCCGGGCAACATGGCGGCTGGCTGGGCCGGCAATACGATCCATTTCTCGTCGAGGGGGATCCCAACGCTACGGGCTGGAAAGTCCCCGCCCTGACGCTGATCGACGGGCAGTCGCCCGACCGGCTGGCTCATCGCCGAGAACTGCTGAAAGGGATCAACCGCCAGCGCGCCGCCCTCGAACAGATCGGAGCGGTCGCCAGTCTGAATCGTCAACAGCTCCGGGCCTTCGATCTGCTGACGTCGCCGACAGTGACCGAGTCCTTCGATCTCGAACGGGAAGCTCCCGAGACTCGCGAGCGGTACGGGCGCAATCTGCACGGGCAATGCGTGCTGCTGGCGCGACGTCTGCTGGATCGGGGCGTACCGATGGTCTCCGTCAACTGGCACAACGACGGTCAGAACTTCTGGGATACCCACGGCAACAACTTCAACCGGTTGAAGAACGATCTGATTCCGCCGTCCGACCGGGCGCTGTCCGCGCTGCTGGAGGACCTGACCGCTTCCGGGAAGCTCGACGACACGCTGATTGCCTGGGTCGGCGAATTCGGCAGGGCGCCGACGATTAACGGCTCCACCGGCCGGGACCACCATCCGTGGTGTTACAGCGGACTGCTGGCGGGAGCGGGCGTCCGCGGCGGGCAGGTCTACGGCGCCAGCGACCGGATCGCCAGCCGGCCGATCGAAAAGCCGGTCTCGCCGCAGGATTTCGTCGCGACGATGTATCATGCACTGGGAGTTTCGGACGAGACCGTGCTCTACGATACGCTGAACCGCCCGCATGCGCTGACCGGCGGACGGCCGATTCGAGAGATCTTTGCGTAG
- a CDS encoding FG-GAP repeat domain-containing protein, producing MCSRRTALAILTLLGACVDTTLAQEQAPGLQRLPYRNPGLVVDLGVGLWAWPLPMDFDGDGDLDLVVNCPDKPYNGTYVFENPGGGKLPIFKPGRRISQGLQNVQVSYVAGVPRVLSPGIEYPDFRKSGLEHGVKLPLKANIHPNKVRANQWKYADFDGDGQLDLIVGVGDWTEYGWDDAFDKTGRWTRGPLRGYIYVIRNTGSTQVPKYADPVKLQAGDAPAQTFGWPCPNLADFDGDGDLDLLCGEFLDQFNYFENVGTRTEPQYAPSRRLMYNGRPIAMDLEMIVPVAIDWDGDGDQDLVVGDEDGRVALVEHTGKVVDGVPQFLPPVYFQQEAEDVKCGALATPVGVDWDGDGDFDVVCGNTSGHILFYENLSGAGVEQPRWAAPKPFHAGDAVLRIMAGPNGSIQGPCEAKWGYTTQTVADWDQDGFLDLVVNSIWGKVVWYRNPGTRGTLNLEASRPIEVEWPGAPPKPGWTWWEPQGRELATQWRTTPIAIDWTQDGLTDLVMLDHEGYPALFERVRQDGALKLLPGRRIFCDAKGEVLRFNAGWAGKSGRRKWCIVDWDGDGKLDLLLNGQNAVWYRQTGTQDGKVLFEDRGLLDTRKIEGHDTSPTTVDWNADGVPDLLVGAEDGRFYYLKNSRTAK from the coding sequence ATGTGCAGCCGCCGGACCGCCCTGGCGATTCTGACCCTGCTGGGGGCCTGCGTCGACACCACGCTGGCTCAGGAGCAGGCTCCTGGACTTCAGCGGCTGCCCTACAGAAACCCCGGGCTGGTCGTCGACCTTGGCGTCGGTCTCTGGGCCTGGCCCCTCCCGATGGATTTCGACGGCGACGGCGACCTCGATCTCGTCGTCAACTGCCCCGACAAGCCCTACAACGGCACGTACGTCTTCGAAAACCCCGGCGGCGGCAAGCTCCCGATCTTCAAACCCGGCCGACGGATCAGCCAGGGACTCCAGAACGTTCAGGTTTCCTATGTCGCAGGAGTTCCCCGCGTCCTTTCTCCGGGGATCGAGTACCCGGACTTCCGGAAGTCGGGCCTCGAACATGGGGTGAAGCTCCCGTTGAAGGCCAACATTCACCCCAACAAGGTCCGCGCCAATCAGTGGAAATACGCGGACTTCGATGGCGACGGCCAGCTCGACCTGATCGTCGGCGTCGGCGACTGGACGGAATACGGCTGGGACGACGCCTTTGACAAGACAGGACGCTGGACCCGCGGCCCGCTGCGCGGCTACATCTACGTGATCCGCAATACCGGCTCGACGCAGGTGCCGAAGTACGCCGATCCGGTCAAGCTGCAGGCCGGCGACGCCCCGGCGCAAACGTTCGGCTGGCCCTGCCCGAATCTCGCGGACTTCGACGGCGACGGCGACCTCGACCTCCTGTGTGGCGAGTTCCTGGATCAGTTCAACTACTTCGAAAACGTCGGCACGCGGACGGAACCGCAGTATGCCCCCTCGCGTCGGCTCATGTACAACGGTCGGCCCATCGCCATGGATCTCGAAATGATCGTTCCGGTCGCCATCGACTGGGATGGCGATGGCGATCAGGACCTCGTCGTCGGCGATGAAGACGGCCGCGTAGCCCTCGTCGAACACACCGGGAAAGTGGTCGACGGCGTGCCGCAGTTCCTGCCGCCGGTCTATTTCCAGCAGGAAGCCGAGGATGTGAAGTGCGGCGCACTTGCCACCCCGGTGGGAGTTGACTGGGACGGCGATGGCGATTTCGACGTCGTTTGCGGCAACACGTCGGGACACATTCTGTTTTACGAAAACCTGAGCGGCGCAGGCGTCGAGCAGCCCCGCTGGGCCGCACCGAAGCCCTTCCACGCCGGCGACGCCGTTCTGCGGATCATGGCCGGACCGAACGGCTCAATCCAGGGCCCCTGCGAAGCCAAATGGGGCTACACAACCCAGACCGTCGCCGATTGGGATCAGGATGGTTTCCTGGATCTCGTGGTCAACTCCATCTGGGGCAAGGTCGTCTGGTACCGCAATCCAGGGACTCGCGGAACGTTGAACCTGGAAGCCTCCCGGCCGATCGAAGTCGAGTGGCCCGGTGCTCCCCCAAAACCCGGCTGGACCTGGTGGGAACCGCAAGGGCGCGAACTGGCCACTCAATGGCGCACCACGCCGATCGCAATCGACTGGACCCAGGACGGCCTGACCGATCTGGTGATGCTCGACCACGAAGGCTACCCCGCGTTGTTTGAGCGGGTCCGTCAGGACGGAGCACTCAAACTCCTGCCCGGCCGACGGATCTTCTGCGACGCCAAAGGCGAAGTCCTGCGGTTCAACGCCGGCTGGGCGGGCAAGAGCGGTCGCCGGAAGTGGTGCATCGTCGACTGGGACGGCGACGGCAAACTCGACCTGCTGCTCAACGGTCAGAACGCCGTCTGGTACCGCCAGACCGGCACGCAAGACGGGAAGGTCCTGTTCGAAGACCGCGGCCTGCTCGACACCCGCAAGATCGAGGGCCATGACACCAGCCCGACCACCGTCGACTGGAACGCCGACGGCGTCCCCGATCTGCTGGTCGGAGCCGAAGACGGCCGGTTCTACTACCTGAAGAACTCGCGAACCGCGAAATAG
- the smpB gene encoding SsrA-binding protein SmpB, producing the protein MAKKPAASAETPNDRVVCRNRRARHEYDLLEELECGVVLLGSEVKSIRNSKISIEEAYVRVQNREVWLLGCDISEYPQATYMNHEPRRPRKLLLRRREIRKFAEWASQKGLTIIPLDVHLKRGLVKLTVALAKGRKLHDKREKLKEKADSREMRQAIQKG; encoded by the coding sequence ATGGCCAAGAAACCTGCTGCTTCTGCTGAGACTCCGAACGACCGCGTGGTCTGTCGCAACCGTCGCGCGCGGCACGAGTACGATCTGCTCGAAGAGCTGGAATGCGGCGTCGTGCTGCTGGGGAGCGAAGTCAAGAGCATCCGGAACAGCAAGATCTCCATCGAAGAGGCCTACGTCCGCGTGCAGAATCGCGAGGTCTGGCTGCTCGGCTGCGATATCTCGGAGTACCCGCAGGCGACGTATATGAATCATGAGCCGCGTCGGCCGCGAAAGCTGCTGCTCCGTCGGCGGGAGATCCGCAAGTTTGCCGAGTGGGCGTCGCAGAAGGGGCTGACGATCATTCCACTGGACGTCCACCTGAAGCGGGGGCTGGTGAAGCTGACGGTGGCGCTGGCCAAGGGCCGGAAGCTGCACGACAAGCGGGAGAAGCTCAAGGAGAAGGCGGACTCGCGGGAGATGCGGCAGGCGATTCAGAAGGGGTAG
- a CDS encoding Gfo/Idh/MocA family protein, translating to MSHPVSRRHFLSQAIVAGGVLALPSASWGRVPGANARLRVASIGTGGKGWSDLTATAASPHVQIVALCDIDESAEHLGRAAEKFPDAKRYTDWRKLLDESKEIDAVIVSTPDHMHAPISLAAMQLGKHVQCQKPLTHTVFEARQMQLAAKKYNVVTQMGNQIQSHEAYRTAVKLVHDGAIGKVREVHSWQSGVMSWILVDDRPAGSEPVPETVHWDDWLGAAPERPYLPKIYHPFNWRAWQDFSNGQLGDFGCHILDPVFMALKLTAPLSIQAEAPALNREVWAKWSTVSYVFPGTEFTAGTTIPVTWYDGAGKFPPRDALGLPESYKLPGSGSVLVGEKGSLVIPHVAMPKLFPEEKFADFTIPVVPARNHYTSWADACRGEDKATSAFDYSGPLSETVLLGTIAIRHAGSKLAWDSEKLQLTGAPHVQDLLTKPYRTGWQPTWI from the coding sequence ATGTCCCACCCGGTTTCACGTCGTCACTTTCTGTCGCAGGCGATTGTCGCCGGCGGTGTCCTGGCCTTGCCCTCGGCGAGCTGGGGACGCGTTCCCGGAGCGAACGCCCGGCTGCGCGTCGCCTCCATCGGCACGGGCGGCAAAGGCTGGTCCGACCTGACCGCCACCGCCGCCAGTCCCCACGTGCAGATCGTCGCCCTGTGCGACATCGACGAAAGCGCCGAACACCTCGGCCGGGCCGCGGAAAAATTCCCCGACGCCAAGCGCTACACCGACTGGCGGAAACTGCTCGACGAGTCCAAGGAAATTGACGCCGTCATCGTCTCCACTCCCGATCACATGCACGCGCCGATTTCCCTCGCCGCCATGCAGCTCGGCAAGCACGTGCAGTGCCAGAAGCCGCTGACGCACACCGTCTTCGAAGCCCGGCAGATGCAGCTCGCGGCGAAGAAGTATAACGTCGTGACGCAGATGGGCAATCAGATCCAGTCACACGAGGCCTACCGGACCGCCGTCAAGCTCGTTCACGACGGCGCCATCGGCAAGGTCCGCGAAGTCCACTCCTGGCAAAGCGGCGTCATGAGCTGGATACTCGTCGACGACCGGCCCGCCGGCAGCGAGCCGGTGCCGGAAACCGTCCACTGGGACGACTGGCTGGGCGCAGCGCCCGAGCGCCCCTACCTCCCCAAAATCTACCACCCGTTCAATTGGCGCGCCTGGCAGGACTTCTCCAACGGCCAGCTCGGCGACTTCGGCTGCCACATTCTCGACCCCGTCTTCATGGCCCTGAAGCTGACCGCGCCACTCTCGATTCAAGCCGAAGCCCCGGCCCTCAATCGCGAAGTCTGGGCGAAATGGTCCACGGTGTCCTACGTCTTCCCCGGAACCGAATTCACCGCCGGAACGACAATCCCCGTCACCTGGTACGACGGCGCCGGCAAGTTTCCTCCGCGCGACGCCTTGGGACTGCCCGAGTCCTACAAGCTCCCGGGCAGCGGCTCCGTCCTGGTCGGCGAAAAAGGCTCGCTCGTCATTCCGCACGTCGCGATGCCCAAGCTCTTCCCCGAGGAAAAGTTCGCTGACTTCACCATCCCCGTGGTCCCGGCCCGCAATCACTACACCTCGTGGGCTGACGCCTGCCGGGGCGAAGACAAGGCGACTTCGGCGTTCGACTACTCCGGCCCCCTCAGCGAAACCGTCCTGCTCGGAACCATCGCCATCCGCCACGCCGGGAGCAAGCTCGCCTGGGATTCAGAGAAGCTGCAACTGACCGGCGCTCCTCACGTGCAGGACCTGCTGACCAAGCCCTACCGCACCGGCTGGCAGCCGACCTGGATCTGA